A window of Citrus sinensis cultivar Valencia sweet orange chromosome 7, DVS_A1.0, whole genome shotgun sequence contains these coding sequences:
- the LOC102631187 gene encoding stress response protein NST1, translating into MFRARATFWFRLRFAQTRSFCKNPNKTDDNGDKIESNVSSYHDAYKQLEKLDFTTAAKILFTDPPKKKKFGIDFHLVQLFFVCMPSLAVYLVAQYARYEMRRMEAELEQKKAVEDKKKQEEEEKAKELELKEAEEKAKSNPELLEVKRRLGKLEEAVNEIVEKKHPVKSEASDTQSASESSSSVAKDHVNRAKSGEPTTEKTKKEGHSEDSKR; encoded by the exons ATGTTTCGCGCCAGAGCCACTTTCTGGTTCCGATTGAGATTCGCCCAAACAAGATCGTTTTGCAAGAACCCTAACAAAACTGACGACAATGGCGACAAGATTGAGTCAAATGTGAGCAGTTACCACGACGCCTACAAGCAACTCGAAAAGCTCGACTTCACCACTGCCGCTAAAATACTCTTCACTGATCCTcccaagaaaaagaaatttgg GATCGATTTTCATCTGGTACAGCTCTTCTTTGTATGCATGCCTTCATTGG CTGTATATTTGGTGGCCCAATATGCTCGCTATGAGATGAGAAGAATGGAAGCG GAGCTAGAGCAGAAGAAGGCAGTAGAGGATAAGAAGAAGCAAGAGGAAGAGGAGAAAGCAAAGGAGTTGGAATTAAAGGAGGCTGAAGAAAAAGCTAAATCAAATCCAGAGCTTTTAGAAGTGAAAAGGAGATTGGGTAAACTAGAGGAGGCTGTAAATGAAATTGTGGAGAAGAAACATCCTGTAAAAAGTGAAGCCAGTGACACACAAAGTGCATCAGAATCAAGCAGTTCTGTAGCGAAAGACCATGTTAATCGGGCAAAATCTGGGGAGCCAACAACAGAAAAGACCAAAAAGGAAGGGCATTCTGAAGATTCGAAGAGATAA